From the Paramormyrops kingsleyae isolate MSU_618 chromosome 7, PKINGS_0.4, whole genome shotgun sequence genome, one window contains:
- the aff1 gene encoding AF4/FMR2 family member 1 isoform X2 yields MAARPSLHNEERNLQRIRERERRNLEVQPEKEPYLENTPLFGEPYKTNKGDELSSRIQRMLGNYEDVRELVGSDSQLNVFNPSKGLQTPALCNPSSNMGKTQPPPNPQCRVSQAETPSRSTSKPHKTLSALEYSHLTSSCSSLSQVPRQSSPDPLFSGGWSGLQEYASLPAALPVLSPPAEPLSPLHSSGTSDSESQDTDGKNSPPANLVTVRQCRYPSCKEESNLETQKDIPSQLNEAALLPTQTFPPPLPSKPNLVMPQKPTAYVRPMDGQDQVPFESPNLKPSPEGFHRQSYDNLPDLKTNTKAGFPKLKISPHSEETSNDVHCVEDILREMTHTWPPPLTAIHTPSMPEPPKFPLAKESQNVNCGISGQKDQYESAKALCHQGSLVTKGSVVLTHSSGGESSISTDSESSSGSESDSDSSESDKEEVPHLKRNTPSVSKDDSSVANKWQLDNWLVKVNQQNSAAESLAGQSQSFSPVISKQQEEDNYQNDCISQTTTVHSEYIKNDGKVVQETLACQPSPQKSPVQAENQRKTVGIKHPSKANKAPSPEVVHAQPRVEVPRRDKSEAHTDRRKVKKKSIPEKSQPTTDGKKADKHSSKKKVKQSIPKAILKPEGKMEVNTGRPPSLEQTLPVRSNGPSLGKVQKERKKSESRHPPGEGEQALLRRDSQGSLCSLIVKIELSRLFRVPQPGAFPVPNSPSEPAKKVPKKKKQKTKKREADGIPCKESKKRPAEKHEEILPRKKHKLDEVKPLSSGHIANSAKVPKSVEQEKKKKKKVKKGKPSLIEAAPQDLKEKPKGKRGSGGQGGGGVPQGGGGVPQGGGGVPQDSSQPPAKHKKKKEKNVDAEQNKHSKKITENSLNCPVTAQPARTPLPRRPLLKFHDRQYPVEYHMKEAKKLKHKADATMDKVGKAFNYLDAAMSFVESGIAMETDPQTPKSAYTMFSETVDLIRFILKLRNCLDPAGPASERDFTILCLRCQSLLQMAMFRHKRDTALKYSRTLTEHFKSSSKFAKAPSPYVSKSMGTPSMSPTPSPGSSGNFSSPGTIAIPQVVQQVAASYVNITAHFLNAHDTWEQAESLAKTGSGLLEDLDAALGPLTLTSSMSLLVRHTRQGLHWLRLNTS; encoded by the exons CTTGCACAATGAAGAAAGAAATCTGCAGCGGATCAGAGAGCGAGAGCGCAGGAATCTGGAGGTGCAGCCAGAGAAGGAGCCTTACCTGGAGAACACACCTCTCTTTGGGGAGCCATACAAG ACCAACAAAGGAGATGAGCTGTCCAGCCGCATTCAGAGGATGCTTGGTAATTATGAAGACGTGAGGGAACTTGTGGGGAGCGACTCTCAACTGAATGTATTCAATCCATCAAAAGGCCTTCAGACCCCAGCTTTGTGCAACCCTTCCAGCAACATGGGCAAAACACAACCTCCCCCAAACCCTCAGTGTAGGGTCTCCCAAGCTGAGACACCAAGCAGAAGTACTTCCAAGCCTCATAAGACACTTTCCGCCCTAGAGTACAGCCATCTTACTTCCAGCTGCAGTTCATTGTCCCAGGTTCCTAGGCAAAGCAGCCCTGACCCCCTTTTCAGTGGGGGGTGGTCGGGGCTCCAAGAATATGCCAGCCTCCCAGCTGCGCTGCCTGTCCTGTCCCCTCCAGCAGAACCCTTGTCTCCATTGCATTCCAGTGGTACAAGTGATTCTGAGTCACAGGATACCGATGGAAAGAACTCGCCGCCTGCCAACCTAGTGACTGTGAGACAGTGCAGGTATCCCAGCTGTAAGGAAGAGTCCAACCTGGAGACACAAAAGGACATTCCTTCTCAGCTCAATGAGGCAGCATTACTTCCAACCCAAACCTTCCCTCCACCCTTACCCTCCAAGCCCAATCTTGTCATGCCTCAGAAGCCGACGGCCTACGTCAGACCCATGGATGGACAGGATCAAGTGCCCTTTGAGTCTCCAAATCTCAAGCCTTCTCCAGAGGGCTTTCACAGACAGTCTTATGACAACTTGCCCGACTTAAAGACCAACACAAAAGCTGGCTTCCCAAAGCTGAAAATCTCTCCACATTCAGAAGAG ACCTCaaatgatgtacactgtgttgAAGATATCCTTAGG GAAATGACCCACACGTGGCCTCCACCACTTACTGCTATTCATACGCCTAGCATGCCCGAACCTCCCAAATTCCCTCTGGCCAAG GAATCACAAAATGTCAACTGCGGGATTTCAGGACAAA AAGATCAATATGAATCTGCAAAAGCACTCTGTCATCAGGGATCTTT GGTCACCAAGGGCAGTGTGGTGTTGACACATTCCAGTGGTGGTGAATCCTCCATTTCCACTGATTCTGAAAGCTCTTCAGGGTCTGAGTCAGACAGTGACAGCAGCGAGAGCGACAAGGAGGAAGTCCCCCACCTGAAGCGCAACACCCCATCTGTATCCAAG GATGATTCATCTGTTGCAAATAAATGGCAGCTGGACAACTGGTTGGTCAAAGTCAATCAGCAAAATTCAGCTGCAGAGAGCCTGGCTGGTCAATCGCAGAGCTTCAGCCCGGTGATCAGTAAGCAGCAAGAGGAAGATAATTACCAGAATGACTGCATTTCCCAGACTACTACTGTGCATTCTGAGTACATCAAAAACGATGGCAAAGTGGTTCAGGAGACCTTGGCCTGTCAGCCTAGTCCCCAAAAATCCCCTGTACAAGCTGAAAATCAGCGAAAGACTGTGGGGATTAAGCACCCATCAAAGGCAAACAAGGCCCCGTCTCCTGAGGTCGTCCATGCACAGCCAAGGGTAGAAGTACCTCGGCGTGACAAGAGTGAGGCTCACACAGATAGACGAAAGGTCAAAAAGAAGAGCATACCCGAGAAGTCCCAACCTACAACAGATGGCAAGAAGGCCGATAAACACAGCTCGAAAAAAAAGGTGAAACAGTCCATTCCAAAGGCAATTTTAAAACCGGAAGGAAAGATGGAGGTGAACACAGGCAGACCGCCAAGCCTAGAGCAAACTCTTCCAGTGCGTTCAAACGGTCCCAGCTTGGGGAAAGTTCAGAAGGAGCGAAAGAAATCCGAGAGCCGTCACCCTCCAGGAGAGGGCGAGCAGGCGCTCCTGCGaagggactcccagggttccCTTTGTTCTTTGATAGTGAAGATTGAGCTCAGTCGGCTCTTTAGGGTCCCCCAACCAGGGGCCTTTCCGGTCCCTAATTCCCCCAGTGAGCCAGCCAAAAAAgtgccaaaaaagaaaaagcagaagacAAAGAAGAGAGAAGCTGATGGGATTCCTTGCAAAGAATCCAAAAAGAGACCA GCAGAAAAGCATGAAGAAATTCtaccaagaaaaaaacataaacttgaTGAAGTCAAGCCGCTTTCATCAGGTCATATCGCAAATTCAGCCAA AGTGCCCAAGAGTGTGGAgcaggagaagaagaagaagaagaaagtgAAAAAAGGGAAGCCGTCCCTCATAGAAGCTGCTCCTCAAGACCTCAAAGAAAAGCCAAAGGGCAAGCGGGGAAGTGGTGGCCAGGGCGGAGGAGGTGTGCCCCAGGGCGGAGGAGGTGTGCCCCAGGGCGGAGGAGGTGTGCCCCAGGACAGCAGCCAGCCTCCAGCCAAGcacaagaagaagaaggagaagaaTGTAGATGCAGAGCAGAACAAGCACAGCAAG AAAATCACAGAGAACAGCTTGAATTGTCCAGTGACAGCCCAGCCAGCAAGAACGCCTCTCCCACGTCGGCCCTTACTGAAGTTTCACGACAG GCAGTACCCTGTCGAGTATCACATGAAGGAAGCTAAGAAGCTAAAGCACAAAGCGGACGCTACG ATGGACAAGGTTGGAAAAGCTTTCAACTATTTGGATGCGGCCATGTCCTTTGTTGAAAGTGGAATTGCCATGGAAACGGATCCTCAGACCCCAAAGTCTGCATATACCATGTTCTCAGAGACTGTGGACTTGATCAG aTTTATACTGAAGCTGAGGAACTGTCTAGATCCAGCTGGCCCTGCCTCAGAAAGAGACTTTACAATTTTATG TTTGCGATGTCAGTCCCTCCTGCAGATGGCAATGTTTCGACACAAGCGGGACACGGCACTCAAATACTCAAGAACTCTTACAGAACATTTTAAG AGTTCTTCAAAATTTGCAAAAGCCCCCTCACCCTATGTCTCTAA AAGTATGGGCACACCTTCAATGTCACCAACCCCATCTCCAGGCAGTTCAGGGAACTTCAGTTCTCCTGGCACTATTGCCATTCCCCAGGttgtccagcaggtggcagcatcCTATGTTAACATCACAGCCCACTTCCTCAATGCCCATGACACCTGGGAGCAGGCTGAGTCCCTGGCAAAGACAGGCAGTG GCTTGCTGGAGGACCTGGATGCTGCCCTGGGCCCGCTGACCCTGACCTCCAGCATGAGCCTGCTGGTGCGTCACACCCGGCAGGGTCTGCACTGGCTCAGGCTCAACACCAGCTAG
- the aff1 gene encoding AF4/FMR2 family member 1 isoform X1, translating to MAARPSLHNEERNLQRIRERERRNLEVQPEKEPYLENTPLFGEPYKTNKGDELSSRIQRMLGNYEDVRELVGSDSQLNVFNPSKGLQTPALCNPSSNMGKTQPPPNPQCRVSQAETPSRSTSKPHKTLSALEYSHLTSSCSSLSQVPRQSSPDPLFSGGWSGLQEYASLPAALPVLSPPAEPLSPLHSSGTSDSESQDTDGKNSPPANLVTVRQCRYPSCKEESNLETQKDIPSQLNEAALLPTQTFPPPLPSKPNLVMPQKPTAYVRPMDGQDQVPFESPNLKPSPEGFHRQSYDNLPDLKTNTKAGFPKLKISPHSEETSNDVHCVEDILREMTHTWPPPLTAIHTPSMPEPPKFPLAKGYGSKQERILKESQNVNCGISGQKDQYESAKALCHQGSLVTKGSVVLTHSSGGESSISTDSESSSGSESDSDSSESDKEEVPHLKRNTPSVSKDDSSVANKWQLDNWLVKVNQQNSAAESLAGQSQSFSPVISKQQEEDNYQNDCISQTTTVHSEYIKNDGKVVQETLACQPSPQKSPVQAENQRKTVGIKHPSKANKAPSPEVVHAQPRVEVPRRDKSEAHTDRRKVKKKSIPEKSQPTTDGKKADKHSSKKKVKQSIPKAILKPEGKMEVNTGRPPSLEQTLPVRSNGPSLGKVQKERKKSESRHPPGEGEQALLRRDSQGSLCSLIVKIELSRLFRVPQPGAFPVPNSPSEPAKKVPKKKKQKTKKREADGIPCKESKKRPAEKHEEILPRKKHKLDEVKPLSSGHIANSAKVPKSVEQEKKKKKKVKKGKPSLIEAAPQDLKEKPKGKRGSGGQGGGGVPQGGGGVPQGGGGVPQDSSQPPAKHKKKKEKNVDAEQNKHSKKITENSLNCPVTAQPARTPLPRRPLLKFHDRQYPVEYHMKEAKKLKHKADATMDKVGKAFNYLDAAMSFVESGIAMETDPQTPKSAYTMFSETVDLIRFILKLRNCLDPAGPASERDFTILCLRCQSLLQMAMFRHKRDTALKYSRTLTEHFKSSSKFAKAPSPYVSKSMGTPSMSPTPSPGSSGNFSSPGTIAIPQVVQQVAASYVNITAHFLNAHDTWEQAESLAKTGSGLLEDLDAALGPLTLTSSMSLLVRHTRQGLHWLRLNTS from the exons CTTGCACAATGAAGAAAGAAATCTGCAGCGGATCAGAGAGCGAGAGCGCAGGAATCTGGAGGTGCAGCCAGAGAAGGAGCCTTACCTGGAGAACACACCTCTCTTTGGGGAGCCATACAAG ACCAACAAAGGAGATGAGCTGTCCAGCCGCATTCAGAGGATGCTTGGTAATTATGAAGACGTGAGGGAACTTGTGGGGAGCGACTCTCAACTGAATGTATTCAATCCATCAAAAGGCCTTCAGACCCCAGCTTTGTGCAACCCTTCCAGCAACATGGGCAAAACACAACCTCCCCCAAACCCTCAGTGTAGGGTCTCCCAAGCTGAGACACCAAGCAGAAGTACTTCCAAGCCTCATAAGACACTTTCCGCCCTAGAGTACAGCCATCTTACTTCCAGCTGCAGTTCATTGTCCCAGGTTCCTAGGCAAAGCAGCCCTGACCCCCTTTTCAGTGGGGGGTGGTCGGGGCTCCAAGAATATGCCAGCCTCCCAGCTGCGCTGCCTGTCCTGTCCCCTCCAGCAGAACCCTTGTCTCCATTGCATTCCAGTGGTACAAGTGATTCTGAGTCACAGGATACCGATGGAAAGAACTCGCCGCCTGCCAACCTAGTGACTGTGAGACAGTGCAGGTATCCCAGCTGTAAGGAAGAGTCCAACCTGGAGACACAAAAGGACATTCCTTCTCAGCTCAATGAGGCAGCATTACTTCCAACCCAAACCTTCCCTCCACCCTTACCCTCCAAGCCCAATCTTGTCATGCCTCAGAAGCCGACGGCCTACGTCAGACCCATGGATGGACAGGATCAAGTGCCCTTTGAGTCTCCAAATCTCAAGCCTTCTCCAGAGGGCTTTCACAGACAGTCTTATGACAACTTGCCCGACTTAAAGACCAACACAAAAGCTGGCTTCCCAAAGCTGAAAATCTCTCCACATTCAGAAGAG ACCTCaaatgatgtacactgtgttgAAGATATCCTTAGG GAAATGACCCACACGTGGCCTCCACCACTTACTGCTATTCATACGCCTAGCATGCCCGAACCTCCCAAATTCCCTCTGGCCAAG GGGTACGGCTCAAAACAAGAAAGGATTCTTAAA GAATCACAAAATGTCAACTGCGGGATTTCAGGACAAA AAGATCAATATGAATCTGCAAAAGCACTCTGTCATCAGGGATCTTT GGTCACCAAGGGCAGTGTGGTGTTGACACATTCCAGTGGTGGTGAATCCTCCATTTCCACTGATTCTGAAAGCTCTTCAGGGTCTGAGTCAGACAGTGACAGCAGCGAGAGCGACAAGGAGGAAGTCCCCCACCTGAAGCGCAACACCCCATCTGTATCCAAG GATGATTCATCTGTTGCAAATAAATGGCAGCTGGACAACTGGTTGGTCAAAGTCAATCAGCAAAATTCAGCTGCAGAGAGCCTGGCTGGTCAATCGCAGAGCTTCAGCCCGGTGATCAGTAAGCAGCAAGAGGAAGATAATTACCAGAATGACTGCATTTCCCAGACTACTACTGTGCATTCTGAGTACATCAAAAACGATGGCAAAGTGGTTCAGGAGACCTTGGCCTGTCAGCCTAGTCCCCAAAAATCCCCTGTACAAGCTGAAAATCAGCGAAAGACTGTGGGGATTAAGCACCCATCAAAGGCAAACAAGGCCCCGTCTCCTGAGGTCGTCCATGCACAGCCAAGGGTAGAAGTACCTCGGCGTGACAAGAGTGAGGCTCACACAGATAGACGAAAGGTCAAAAAGAAGAGCATACCCGAGAAGTCCCAACCTACAACAGATGGCAAGAAGGCCGATAAACACAGCTCGAAAAAAAAGGTGAAACAGTCCATTCCAAAGGCAATTTTAAAACCGGAAGGAAAGATGGAGGTGAACACAGGCAGACCGCCAAGCCTAGAGCAAACTCTTCCAGTGCGTTCAAACGGTCCCAGCTTGGGGAAAGTTCAGAAGGAGCGAAAGAAATCCGAGAGCCGTCACCCTCCAGGAGAGGGCGAGCAGGCGCTCCTGCGaagggactcccagggttccCTTTGTTCTTTGATAGTGAAGATTGAGCTCAGTCGGCTCTTTAGGGTCCCCCAACCAGGGGCCTTTCCGGTCCCTAATTCCCCCAGTGAGCCAGCCAAAAAAgtgccaaaaaagaaaaagcagaagacAAAGAAGAGAGAAGCTGATGGGATTCCTTGCAAAGAATCCAAAAAGAGACCA GCAGAAAAGCATGAAGAAATTCtaccaagaaaaaaacataaacttgaTGAAGTCAAGCCGCTTTCATCAGGTCATATCGCAAATTCAGCCAA AGTGCCCAAGAGTGTGGAgcaggagaagaagaagaagaagaaagtgAAAAAAGGGAAGCCGTCCCTCATAGAAGCTGCTCCTCAAGACCTCAAAGAAAAGCCAAAGGGCAAGCGGGGAAGTGGTGGCCAGGGCGGAGGAGGTGTGCCCCAGGGCGGAGGAGGTGTGCCCCAGGGCGGAGGAGGTGTGCCCCAGGACAGCAGCCAGCCTCCAGCCAAGcacaagaagaagaaggagaagaaTGTAGATGCAGAGCAGAACAAGCACAGCAAG AAAATCACAGAGAACAGCTTGAATTGTCCAGTGACAGCCCAGCCAGCAAGAACGCCTCTCCCACGTCGGCCCTTACTGAAGTTTCACGACAG GCAGTACCCTGTCGAGTATCACATGAAGGAAGCTAAGAAGCTAAAGCACAAAGCGGACGCTACG ATGGACAAGGTTGGAAAAGCTTTCAACTATTTGGATGCGGCCATGTCCTTTGTTGAAAGTGGAATTGCCATGGAAACGGATCCTCAGACCCCAAAGTCTGCATATACCATGTTCTCAGAGACTGTGGACTTGATCAG aTTTATACTGAAGCTGAGGAACTGTCTAGATCCAGCTGGCCCTGCCTCAGAAAGAGACTTTACAATTTTATG TTTGCGATGTCAGTCCCTCCTGCAGATGGCAATGTTTCGACACAAGCGGGACACGGCACTCAAATACTCAAGAACTCTTACAGAACATTTTAAG AGTTCTTCAAAATTTGCAAAAGCCCCCTCACCCTATGTCTCTAA AAGTATGGGCACACCTTCAATGTCACCAACCCCATCTCCAGGCAGTTCAGGGAACTTCAGTTCTCCTGGCACTATTGCCATTCCCCAGGttgtccagcaggtggcagcatcCTATGTTAACATCACAGCCCACTTCCTCAATGCCCATGACACCTGGGAGCAGGCTGAGTCCCTGGCAAAGACAGGCAGTG GCTTGCTGGAGGACCTGGATGCTGCCCTGGGCCCGCTGACCCTGACCTCCAGCATGAGCCTGCTGGTGCGTCACACCCGGCAGGGTCTGCACTGGCTCAGGCTCAACACCAGCTAG
- the aff1 gene encoding AF4/FMR2 family member 1 isoform X3: MAARPSLHNEERNLQRIRERERRNLEVQPEKEPYLENTPLFGEPYKTNKGDELSSRIQRMLGNYEDVRELVGSDSQLNVFNPSKGLQTPALCNPSSNMGKTQPPPNPQCRVSQAETPSRSTSKPHKTLSALEYSHLTSSCSSLSQVPRQSSPDPLFSGGWSGLQEYASLPAALPVLSPPAEPLSPLHSSGTSDSESQDTDGKNSPPANLVTVRQCRYPSCKEESNLETQKDIPSQLNEAALLPTQTFPPPLPSKPNLVMPQKPTAYVRPMDGQDQVPFESPNLKPSPEGFHRQSYDNLPDLKTNTKAGFPKLKISPHSEETSNDVHCVEDILREMTHTWPPPLTAIHTPSMPEPPKFPLAKGYGSKQERILKESQNVNCGISGQKDQYESAKALCHQGSLVTKGSVVLTHSSGGESSISTDSESSSGSESDSDSSESDKEEVPHLKRNTPSVSKDDSSVANKWQLDNWLVKVNQQNSAAESLAGQSQSFSPVISKQQEEDNYQNDCISQTTTVHSEYIKNDGKVVQETLACQPSPQKSPVQAENQRKTVGIKHPSKANKAPSPEVVHAQPRVEVPRRDKSEAHTDRRKVKKKSIPEKSQPTTDGKKADKHSSKKKAEKHEEILPRKKHKLDEVKPLSSGHIANSAKVPKSVEQEKKKKKKVKKGKPSLIEAAPQDLKEKPKGKRGSGGQGGGGVPQGGGGVPQGGGGVPQDSSQPPAKHKKKKEKNVDAEQNKHSKKITENSLNCPVTAQPARTPLPRRPLLKFHDRQYPVEYHMKEAKKLKHKADATMDKVGKAFNYLDAAMSFVESGIAMETDPQTPKSAYTMFSETVDLIRFILKLRNCLDPAGPASERDFTILCLRCQSLLQMAMFRHKRDTALKYSRTLTEHFKSSSKFAKAPSPYVSKSMGTPSMSPTPSPGSSGNFSSPGTIAIPQVVQQVAASYVNITAHFLNAHDTWEQAESLAKTGSGLLEDLDAALGPLTLTSSMSLLVRHTRQGLHWLRLNTS; encoded by the exons CTTGCACAATGAAGAAAGAAATCTGCAGCGGATCAGAGAGCGAGAGCGCAGGAATCTGGAGGTGCAGCCAGAGAAGGAGCCTTACCTGGAGAACACACCTCTCTTTGGGGAGCCATACAAG ACCAACAAAGGAGATGAGCTGTCCAGCCGCATTCAGAGGATGCTTGGTAATTATGAAGACGTGAGGGAACTTGTGGGGAGCGACTCTCAACTGAATGTATTCAATCCATCAAAAGGCCTTCAGACCCCAGCTTTGTGCAACCCTTCCAGCAACATGGGCAAAACACAACCTCCCCCAAACCCTCAGTGTAGGGTCTCCCAAGCTGAGACACCAAGCAGAAGTACTTCCAAGCCTCATAAGACACTTTCCGCCCTAGAGTACAGCCATCTTACTTCCAGCTGCAGTTCATTGTCCCAGGTTCCTAGGCAAAGCAGCCCTGACCCCCTTTTCAGTGGGGGGTGGTCGGGGCTCCAAGAATATGCCAGCCTCCCAGCTGCGCTGCCTGTCCTGTCCCCTCCAGCAGAACCCTTGTCTCCATTGCATTCCAGTGGTACAAGTGATTCTGAGTCACAGGATACCGATGGAAAGAACTCGCCGCCTGCCAACCTAGTGACTGTGAGACAGTGCAGGTATCCCAGCTGTAAGGAAGAGTCCAACCTGGAGACACAAAAGGACATTCCTTCTCAGCTCAATGAGGCAGCATTACTTCCAACCCAAACCTTCCCTCCACCCTTACCCTCCAAGCCCAATCTTGTCATGCCTCAGAAGCCGACGGCCTACGTCAGACCCATGGATGGACAGGATCAAGTGCCCTTTGAGTCTCCAAATCTCAAGCCTTCTCCAGAGGGCTTTCACAGACAGTCTTATGACAACTTGCCCGACTTAAAGACCAACACAAAAGCTGGCTTCCCAAAGCTGAAAATCTCTCCACATTCAGAAGAG ACCTCaaatgatgtacactgtgttgAAGATATCCTTAGG GAAATGACCCACACGTGGCCTCCACCACTTACTGCTATTCATACGCCTAGCATGCCCGAACCTCCCAAATTCCCTCTGGCCAAG GGGTACGGCTCAAAACAAGAAAGGATTCTTAAA GAATCACAAAATGTCAACTGCGGGATTTCAGGACAAA AAGATCAATATGAATCTGCAAAAGCACTCTGTCATCAGGGATCTTT GGTCACCAAGGGCAGTGTGGTGTTGACACATTCCAGTGGTGGTGAATCCTCCATTTCCACTGATTCTGAAAGCTCTTCAGGGTCTGAGTCAGACAGTGACAGCAGCGAGAGCGACAAGGAGGAAGTCCCCCACCTGAAGCGCAACACCCCATCTGTATCCAAG GATGATTCATCTGTTGCAAATAAATGGCAGCTGGACAACTGGTTGGTCAAAGTCAATCAGCAAAATTCAGCTGCAGAGAGCCTGGCTGGTCAATCGCAGAGCTTCAGCCCGGTGATCAGTAAGCAGCAAGAGGAAGATAATTACCAGAATGACTGCATTTCCCAGACTACTACTGTGCATTCTGAGTACATCAAAAACGATGGCAAAGTGGTTCAGGAGACCTTGGCCTGTCAGCCTAGTCCCCAAAAATCCCCTGTACAAGCTGAAAATCAGCGAAAGACTGTGGGGATTAAGCACCCATCAAAGGCAAACAAGGCCCCGTCTCCTGAGGTCGTCCATGCACAGCCAAGGGTAGAAGTACCTCGGCGTGACAAGAGTGAGGCTCACACAGATAGACGAAAGGTCAAAAAGAAGAGCATACCCGAGAAGTCCCAACCTACAACAGATGGCAAGAAGGCCGATAAACACAGCTCGAAAAAAAAG GCAGAAAAGCATGAAGAAATTCtaccaagaaaaaaacataaacttgaTGAAGTCAAGCCGCTTTCATCAGGTCATATCGCAAATTCAGCCAA AGTGCCCAAGAGTGTGGAgcaggagaagaagaagaagaagaaagtgAAAAAAGGGAAGCCGTCCCTCATAGAAGCTGCTCCTCAAGACCTCAAAGAAAAGCCAAAGGGCAAGCGGGGAAGTGGTGGCCAGGGCGGAGGAGGTGTGCCCCAGGGCGGAGGAGGTGTGCCCCAGGGCGGAGGAGGTGTGCCCCAGGACAGCAGCCAGCCTCCAGCCAAGcacaagaagaagaaggagaagaaTGTAGATGCAGAGCAGAACAAGCACAGCAAG AAAATCACAGAGAACAGCTTGAATTGTCCAGTGACAGCCCAGCCAGCAAGAACGCCTCTCCCACGTCGGCCCTTACTGAAGTTTCACGACAG GCAGTACCCTGTCGAGTATCACATGAAGGAAGCTAAGAAGCTAAAGCACAAAGCGGACGCTACG ATGGACAAGGTTGGAAAAGCTTTCAACTATTTGGATGCGGCCATGTCCTTTGTTGAAAGTGGAATTGCCATGGAAACGGATCCTCAGACCCCAAAGTCTGCATATACCATGTTCTCAGAGACTGTGGACTTGATCAG aTTTATACTGAAGCTGAGGAACTGTCTAGATCCAGCTGGCCCTGCCTCAGAAAGAGACTTTACAATTTTATG TTTGCGATGTCAGTCCCTCCTGCAGATGGCAATGTTTCGACACAAGCGGGACACGGCACTCAAATACTCAAGAACTCTTACAGAACATTTTAAG AGTTCTTCAAAATTTGCAAAAGCCCCCTCACCCTATGTCTCTAA AAGTATGGGCACACCTTCAATGTCACCAACCCCATCTCCAGGCAGTTCAGGGAACTTCAGTTCTCCTGGCACTATTGCCATTCCCCAGGttgtccagcaggtggcagcatcCTATGTTAACATCACAGCCCACTTCCTCAATGCCCATGACACCTGGGAGCAGGCTGAGTCCCTGGCAAAGACAGGCAGTG GCTTGCTGGAGGACCTGGATGCTGCCCTGGGCCCGCTGACCCTGACCTCCAGCATGAGCCTGCTGGTGCGTCACACCCGGCAGGGTCTGCACTGGCTCAGGCTCAACACCAGCTAG